The Mercenaria mercenaria strain notata chromosome 8, MADL_Memer_1, whole genome shotgun sequence genome has a segment encoding these proteins:
- the LOC123522892 gene encoding uncharacterized protein LOC123522892 encodes MEIYKLIYYLIGLMLFVGNCFAYDPAACIQCRESHMCNPPDCFCCRDKMPLNARKIPQMVFFSFDDAVNPQVAKFYRQLFSPKRLNPNGCPISMTLFVSHRNTVYSLVKDFYQKGIEIASHSVTHAHMNTNTFIREARKQKENLSKRAGIPSGKITGWRSPFLEPVGDLQPSVLKDLGYEYDATLTMAKKGKNDKAITPFTLDFGWPYDCKIKPCPTKSHNGFWEVPVVTVKDYLNKYDCVYVDGCNNPPPTENLAYKFLWDNFQKYYTTNRAPMGINMHASWFYYPDRKAAMDRFIKQLVKLDDVYIVSIKQVIEWLKAPTSLRDIKTFQPWQCNGNTTSETRSKPSGTRQRSRDITFRPRNTHVGNFISNVPHSSFPVRSWQTPKPRIPQSLPTTMQAPKPPMVPSLPMVRFWWRPPGVIDRNIKMQEQKRKQELLKKQKLEKERLRRIKAEEEQARLVEQKRQEKVRQQEQARILEQKRQEKLRQQEQAKLLEQQRQEKLKQQEQARLLEQKHQEQQRQQEQARLLEQKRKEMLRQKEQARLQEQQRQEKLKQEEQARLLEQKRLEELRQQEQARLLEQKRLEELRQQEQAILLEQQRLEKLRQQEQAILAEQKRQEELKKQEQAKLLEQQRQQELKKQELAQQAAALKSQKELERKRLEEFQRKHELQLQKQRQLVAEQHQKAETERLRELQRQEHLKQQELEKQRQALVTKQKLANVKNIQQNELSQKHVVTNGNLLQNEFLLPSSVTNEYLLQNEFLQMPSTSNGNLLQNQLFQTPDTTKRNFPQTPDLTNQNLLHNEFLPASVNANGNVLQNEFYNKADTTGVDLLQSEFLQTPDVTSKNVHQNKFLSAPGATNGNLLQNEFLQTPDVTDTNIHQNEFLPVSGVTNGNLLQNEFLQTPDVTNTNIHQNEFLPVSGVTNGNLLQNEFLQTPDVTNTNIHQNEFFPVSGVTNGNLLQNEFLSSPDATKGNLLQNEFLQAPSTTNNNLLQNEFLQPTDVTNRNIHQSEFLSAPGATNEILLHNEFLQTPDVTNTNIHQNEFLPVAGVTNGNLLQNEFLPSSDATNGNLLQNEFLQAPDVTNIHQNEFSRAPGVTNKPVTPLEVQQPLIQNLNFQKVQDSPRKSDQRQTDINQNLFTQTPPPTTFDPNEVLEKSFKVYISRKLDDILGFRPSERTNQLELLSMDELRALQAELRNRLITNKQSNQKNNQSENISAQSVNAQSSSDPAIGSQPMQNEIQTDNKPVLREFHVQSNVRRTKIDNLPPEQLVAEKAVIGLETFAEPVLAENASYLLPYIETTQATYADQPAENESFTTVTYQTTTQYIPTTTTQYIPTELFTTQTMPPTTASPTTTASATTFPTTTTQLMIELIEYITQRTATEQLTTKPTTSTTTQRMTTTTIPPTTPSTTTTEQSTITTSAAETTTENTTSHFTTTAEPATTTTTTTTETTTTQPTVSTEKTAIPIKPMWTISEDIIVPWQRWVTRTPGKTEFQTTTPRASEVQRPSTRVPIFTVKNLKKSNVLFNEQPIRPVAVENNNMNNRINNGQNSDSGVKPQPTAFVNAPKHFDINTAYQPGLFGGINVNPNRFLIPMVAPVQTPSPKIVMQMTEERSPTNQESASLPASNKHIQLGQQSDNTRVHSVQVIAKNVANFANKFAITGHEQLPEVSDVLQQNTESIPPPDNVQRVSSTQTGRVPTSKECIQEINCMRPNCVCKTTNPPEAIKLENTPQIVYITIDGSLNFHTYGKMRSLFSRGRKNPNGCRIKGTVFITDTGSSYRIANVLKTDGIELAMMGVSSRPYTDSAKLRKDLLRQRKRIAVSANLALDDVIGWRSPGLSPVGDEQYNILANQSLYDSSLLLPTTSIDKPIPWPHTLDFGWKDKCQMGQCPKQYHSGVWEVPAIPFNGPKNFTSCEYIDACTNQPESEQGTVDYLMKNFNEYYKTNRAPFAIRLKQMWFHWYYRENFSGLLKFLDKILSFGDVYVTSISDMLEWMKTPKSLKDLKQFDKWKC; translated from the coding sequence atggAAATTTACAAGTTAATCTATTATCTTATTGGATTAATGCTGTTCGTCGGGAATTGTTTCGCTTATGACCCAGCCGCATGTATACAATGCCGAGAGTCGCATATGTGTAATCCACCGGACTGCTTTTGTTGCCGGGACAAAATGCCGTTAAATGCCCGTAAAATACCGCAAATGGTTTTCTTCTCTTTTGATGACGCTGTAAACCCTCAGGTAGCAAAGTTTTACAGACAACTTTTCAGTCCTAAACGACTGAATCCAAATGGCTGCCCGATTTCAATGACATTATTCGTTTCTCACCGAAACACAGTATACAGTTTAGTGAAAGATTTTTATCAAAAAGGCATTGAAATTGCTTCACACAGTGTTACCCACGCTCATATGAACACAAACACTTTTATCCGCGAGGCAAGGAAACAAAAAGAGAATTTGTCCAAGCGCGCGGGCATTCCTTCCGGTAAAATCACCGGGTGGAGGAGTCCCTTCCTGGAGCCTGTCGGTGATTTGCAGCCATCAGTTCTTAAAGATCTGGGTTATGAGTACGACGCAACTCTCACAATGGCTAAAAAGGGTAAAAATGACAAAGCTATAACGCCATTTACGCTAGACTTTGGTTGGCCATACGATTGCAAAATAAAACCTTGCCCAACGAAATCGCACAACGGATTCTGGGAAGTACCAGTGGTTACCGTAAAGGATTATCTTAACAAATATGATTGTGTTTATGTTGACGGTTGTAACAATCCACCTCCAACAGAAAATCTGGCTTATAAATTTCTCTGGGacaattttcagaaatattaCACTACAAACAGAGCTCCTATGGGAATAAACATGCACGCTTCTTGGTTTTACTATCCAGACAGAAAAGCAGCTATGGACAGATTTATTAAGCAACTTGTGAAGCTCGATGATGTATACATTGTTTCAATTAAGCAAGTGATAGAATGGCTCAAAGCACCGACATCTTTACGAGACATAAAAACATTCCAGCCTTGGCAGTGTAACGGAAATACGACAAGTGAAACGAGAAGTAAACCGTCTGGTACCCGACAAAGGTCACGTGATATTACGTTTCGACCACGAAATACACACGTTGGTAATTTTATTTCGAATGTACCGCATTCATCATTTCCAGTACGTTCTTGGCAAACACCAAAACCCCGAATACCACAGTCATTACCTACCACGATGCAGGCACCAAAACCGCCAATGGTACCCAGCCTGCCGATGGTACGTTTCTGGTGGCGACCACCCGGTGTGATCGATAGAAATATCAAGATGCAAGAACAGAAACGGAAACAAGAATTGTTAAAAAAGCAAAAACTGGAAAAAGAAAGATTGCGTCGAATTAAAGCCGAAGAAGAACAAGCAAGACTAGTTGAGCAAAAACGTCAGGAAAAGGTCAGGCAACAAGAACAAGCACGAATACTTGAACAAAAACGACAAGAAAAGCTTAGGCAGCAAGAACAAGCAAAACTGCTTGAACAACAACGCCAGGAAAAACTCAAACAGCAAGAACAGGCAAGACTGCTAGAACAAAAACATCAAGAACAACAAAGGCAACAAGAGCAGGCAAGATTGCTTGAACAGAAACGCAAAGAGATGCTCAGACAAAAAGAACAGGCTAGACTGCAGGAACAACAGCGTCAAGAAAAGCTCAAGCAAGAAGAACAGGCAAGACTTCTTGAACAGAAACGCCTAGAGGAACTCAGGCAACAAGAACAAGCAAGACTTCTTGAACAGAAACGCCTAGAGGAACTCAGGCAACAAGAACAAGCAATACTTCTTGAACAGCAACGCCTAGAGAAGCTTAGACAACAAGAGCAGGCGATACTGGCTGAACAAAAACGTCAAGAGGAACTTAAGAAACAAGAACAGGCAAAACTACTTGAACAGCAACGCCAACAGGAGCTCAAGAAACAAGAACTAGCGCAACAAGCTGCTGCCTTGAAAAGTCAGAAAGAACTGGAAAGAAAACGATTGGAAGAATTCCAAAGAAAACACGAGTTGCAGCTTCAGAAGCAGCGTCAGCTGGTAGCTGAACAGCATCAGAAAGCTGAGACGGAACGGTTGAGAGAACTACAGAGACaagaacatttaaaacaacaAGAATTAGAAAAACAAAGACAGGCATTGGTCACAAAGCAGAAACTtgcaaatgtcaaaaatatacaacaaaatgaACTTAGTCAGAAGCATGTCGTCACAAATGGAAATTTACTTCAAAATGAATTTCTTCTGCCGTCTAGTGTCACAAACGAATATTTACTTCAAAACGAATTTCTTCAAATGCCCAGTACCAGTAACGGCAATTTACTTCAAAACCAATTGTTTCAAACGCCTGATACTACAAAGAGGAATTTTCCTCAAACGCCAGATCTCACAAACCAAAATTTACTTCATAATGAATTTCTTCCAGCTTCTGTTAACGCAAACGGAAATGTActtcaaaatgaattttacaaTAAAGCTGATACAACAGGCGTAGATTTACTTCAAAGTGAATTTCTTCAAACACCTGATGTTACGAGTAAAAATGTTCATCAAAACAAATTTCTTTCGGCGCCTGGTGCCACAAACGGAAATTTACTTCAAAATGAATTTCTACAAACTCCTGATGTCACAGATACAAATATTCATCAAAATGAATTTCTTCCTGTATCTGGTGTCACAAACGGAAATTTACTTCAAAATGAATTTCTACAAACGCCCGatgttacaaatacaaatattcatcAGAATGAATTTCTTCCTGTATCTGGTGTCACAAACGGAAATTTACTTCAAAATGAATTTCTACAAACGCCCGatgttacaaatacaaatattcatcAGAATGAATTTTTTCCTGTATCTGGTGTCACAAACGGAAATTTACTTCAAAATGAATTTCTGTCTTCGCCTGATGCTACAAAAGGAAATTTACTTCAAAATGAGTTTCTGCAAGCGCCTAGTACCACAAACAATAATTTGCTTCAAAATGAGTTTCTCCAACCCACTGATGTCACAAATAGAAATATTCATCAAAGCGAATTTCTTTCGGCGCCTGGTGCCACAAATGAAATTTTACTTCATAACGAATTTCTACAAACTCCTGATGtcacaaatacaaatattcaCCAGAATGAATTTCTTCCTGTAGCTGGTGTCACAAATGGAAATTTACTTCAAAATGAATTTCTTCCTTCGTCTGATGCTACAAACGGCAATTTACTTCAAAATGAGTTTCTGCAAGCGCCTGATGTCACAAATATTCATCAAAACGAATTCTCTCGAGCGCCCGGGGTTACAAACAAACCAGTTACTCCACTTGAAGTACAACAACCACTTATTCAGAACCTAAACTTTCAAAAGGTACAAGACTCTCCTAGGAAAAGCGATCAGCGTCAAACAGATATCAATCAGAATCTGTTTACACAAACACCGCCACCAACCACTTTTGATCCTAACGAGGTTCTTGAAAAGTCATTTAAAGTATACATTTCGCGTAAATTAGATGACATTTTGGGATTTCGCCCGAGTGAAAGAACAAACCAGCTTGAGCTTTTGAGCATGGATGAACTAAGAGCGTTGCAAGCAGAGCTAAGAAATCGTCTTATCACTAACAAACAatcaaatcagaaaaataatCAAAGTGAGAACATTTCAGCACAGTCCGTAAATGCACAATCAAGTTCAGATCCTGCTATAGGTTCTCAGCCGATGCAAAATGAAATTCAAACCGATAATAAACCAGTGTTGCGAGAGTTCCATGTCCAGAGTAACGTGAGAAGAACAAAAATAGATAACCTTCCACCAGAACAGTTAGTGGCAGAGAAAGCTGTGATTGGGCTTGAAACATTCGCAGAACCTGTTTTGGCTGAGAACGCTAGTTATTTGTTGCCATATATAGAAACAACTCAAGCAACTTATGCAGACCAGCCGGCAGAAAATGAATCATTCACAACTGTTACATACCAAACGACAACACAGTATATTCCAACCACGACAACACAGTATATCCCAACCGAACTGTTTACAACACAAACAATGCCTCCTACTACGGCGTCCCCTACGACTACGGCATCAGCTACGACGTTCCCCACAACTACAACGCAATTGATGATAGAGTTAATTGAATATATAACACAACGAACCGCAACAGAGCAATTAACAACCAAGCCGACAACTAGTACTACTACACAACGGATGACAACCACAACTATTCCTCCGACGACGCCGTCGACGACTACTACTGAACAATCAACAATAACAACATCGGCAGCGGAAACGACGACGGAGAACACAACATCCCATTTTACCACAACTGCCGAACctgcgacaacaacaacaacaacaacaacagaaacaacaacaacacaaccaACAGTGTCAACCGAAAAGACTGCAATACCAATCAAACCAATGTGGACTATATCAGAAGACATCATAGTTCCTTGGCAACGATGGGTAACTCGAACTCCAGGAAAGACTGAATTCCAAACTACGACACCAAGAGCTTCCGAGGTACAAAGACCCTCAACAAGGGTACCAATTTTTACTGTCAAAAACTTAAAGAAGTCAAATGTTTTGTTCAATGAGCAGCCAATTCGTCCCGTGGCAGTAGAAAACAATAACATGAACAATCGGATTAATAACGGACAAAACTCAGACAGTGGAGTCAAGCCTCAGCCAACAGCATTTGTTAATGCTCCGAAGCATTTTGATATAAACACAGCTTATCAACCAGGGCTATTTGGCGGTATAAATGTAAATCCAAACCGTTTTCTGATACCCATGGTTGCTCCAGTTCAGACTCCGTCACCGAAAATCGTTATGCAAATGACGGAAGAACGGTCACCAACAAATCAAGAATCAGCAAGTTTACCGGCCTCAAACAAACACATTCAGCTGGGTCAACAGTCTGATAATACACGTGTGCACAGTGTGCAAGTGATAGCTAAAAATGTTGcgaattttgcaaataaatttgcGATTACGGGACATGAACAGCTGCCAGAAGTCTCTGATGTGCTCCAACAGAATACAGAAAGTATACCACCACCAGACAACGTACAGCGCGTTTCATCGACGCAGACTGGACGGGTACCCACGTCAAAAGAGTGTATACAGGAAATAAATTGCATGCGGCCGAACTGCGTCTGTAAGACTACCAATCCACCGGAAGCAATAAAATTAGAAAACACTCCTCAGATAGTCTACATCACTATAGACGGGAGTCTGAACTTTCATACCTACGGAAAAATGAGATCCTTATTTTCGCGTGGGCGGAAGAATCCAAATGGCTGTAGAATCAAAGGGACTGTTTTTATAACCGATACCGGGAGTAGCTATCGTATAGCCAACGTTCTGAAGACGGACGGTATAGAGTTGGCCATGATGGGCGTTAGTTCAAGACCTTATACCGATTCTGCAAAACTTAGGAAAGATTTACTAAGGCAGAGAAAACGTATTGCAGTAAGTGCGAATTTAGCTCTGGATGACGTCATAGGCTGGAGAAGCCCTGGATTAAGTCCTGTTGGAGACGAACAATACAATATTTTAGCCAATCAGAGTTTGTATGACTCTTCGCTGCTTTTACCAACAACTTCAATTGATAAGCCGATACCGTGGCCGCATACGTTGGATTTCGGATGGAAGGATAAGTGTCAAATGGGACAATGCCCAAAACAATATCACAGTGGTGTATGGGAAGTTCCGGCTATTCCATTCAATGGACCTAAAAATTTTACATCGTGCGAGTACATCGATGCTTGCACGAACCAACCTGAATCAGAACAAGGGACAGTAGATTACCTAATGAAAAATTTTAACGAGTATTACAAAACAAATAGGGCTCCTTTCGCAATTAGACTCAAACAAATGTGGTTCCACTGGTACTATAGAGAAAACTTTTCTggacttttaaagtttttggataaaattttaagttttggaGATGTGTATGTAACGTCAATATCGGATATGTTAGAGTGGATGAAAACACCAAAATCTTTAAAAGACCTGAAACAATTTGATAAATGGAAATGTTGA